The following are encoded in a window of Flavobacterium psychrotrophum genomic DNA:
- a CDS encoding class I SAM-dependent methyltransferase, with product MKDNFSTQAVAYATYRPHYPQEMIQYIMSFVAEQHTALDLATGNGQVAKALAPYFDKVYATDISAKQLENAQAADNIYYSVGSAEETGFENNTFDLVTVAQAVHWFKFDTFYKEVARILKPNGLFAILGYGLLKTNPDADALIWRLYRDVLGAYWDAERHYIDENYATIPFPLQEIETEKFYNRFNWTFEQLVGYFNTWSAVQHYIKEHGKNPVDSIKEELKVVWEVSDKQVTFPLLLRLGRFE from the coding sequence ATGAAAGATAATTTTTCTACTCAGGCGGTAGCCTACGCAACCTACCGGCCTCACTATCCGCAGGAGATGATACAATATATTATGTCGTTTGTTGCAGAACAGCATACTGCTTTAGATCTAGCAACCGGAAATGGGCAGGTTGCGAAAGCGTTAGCGCCTTATTTTGATAAAGTATATGCTACAGATATTAGTGCAAAGCAGCTTGAAAATGCCCAGGCGGCAGATAATATATATTATAGTGTAGGAAGTGCTGAGGAAACGGGCTTCGAAAACAATACTTTTGATCTTGTTACCGTAGCTCAGGCAGTGCACTGGTTTAAGTTTGATACTTTTTATAAAGAAGTAGCGCGTATTTTAAAACCAAATGGGTTGTTTGCAATACTTGGCTACGGTCTTTTGAAAACCAATCCGGATGCAGATGCTCTAATATGGCGACTCTATCGGGATGTACTTGGTGCCTATTGGGATGCCGAGCGTCATTATATAGATGAAAATTATGCCACGATACCTTTCCCGCTACAGGAAATTGAGACTGAAAAGTTTTATAACCGCTTTAACTGGACTTTTGAGCAGCTCGTAGGGTACTTTAATACATGGAGTGCCGTACAACACTATATAAAGGAGCATGGAAAAAATCCTGTGGATAGTATTAAGGAAGAACTTAAGGTAGTTTGGGAAGTTTCAGATAAGCAGGTAACCTTTCCGTTGCTGCTGCGTTTGGGCAGATTCGAATAA
- a CDS encoding transposase has product MISKTPLKQRNKVKEITLDMAANIQLIAKRSFPNTTLVTDRFHVQKLATEALQQIRIKHRWEAIDQESEVIEVAKAEKKRYEPIVLSNGGTVKQLLARGRYSLYKRSEKWTFTQKERAVDKPV; this is encoded by the coding sequence ATGATAAGCAAAACACCTTTAAAGCAACGCAATAAGGTTAAGGAAATCACCCTTGATATGGCAGCGAACATTCAGCTTATCGCCAAAAGGAGTTTTCCTAATACTACATTAGTAACGGATCGTTTCCATGTACAAAAGCTCGCTACAGAAGCTTTGCAGCAGATAAGGATAAAGCACAGGTGGGAAGCTATTGATCAGGAAAGTGAGGTTATAGAAGTAGCTAAAGCTGAAAAGAAAAGATATGAACCCATTGTGTTAAGTAATGGAGGTACTGTAAAACAACTATTGGCAAGAGGCCGCTACAGCCTGTACAAAAGATCGGAAAAATGGACTTTTACACAAAAAGAAAGGGCAGTGGACAAACCAGTGTAA
- the istB gene encoding IS21-like element helper ATPase IstB — MNNETLDKMRQLRLYGMYDAFKTNLETSLKESLTPDQFIAFLIASEWDDRRNRNIERAIKAAGFRYKASLEEVDYAIDRGLDKNQFHRLAGLDFIKEHKDIFITGSTGTGKSYLATALGYQACQNSFKVMYVNTAKFMGQLKLAKAKGTLLAELKRIERVDLLILDDFGLQPFDPQSRLILLDIIEDRHQKRSTMLTSQIPVKQWYDIIGEKTIADAVLDRIVHHYLRLELYGESLRRRKSKSDNVFL; from the coding sequence ATGAATAATGAAACGTTAGACAAGATGCGCCAGTTGCGCTTATATGGCATGTATGATGCCTTTAAAACCAATCTGGAAACTTCCCTAAAAGAATCGCTTACACCAGACCAGTTCATAGCTTTTTTAATAGCCAGCGAATGGGATGACCGACGTAACCGAAATATAGAACGGGCCATTAAGGCAGCGGGCTTCCGTTACAAAGCTTCGTTGGAAGAGGTAGATTATGCTATTGACCGGGGTCTGGATAAAAACCAGTTCCACAGGCTTGCAGGCCTTGACTTTATAAAAGAACATAAGGATATATTTATTACCGGATCTACCGGTACAGGCAAAAGCTACCTCGCAACAGCACTGGGCTACCAGGCTTGCCAAAACAGCTTTAAAGTAATGTACGTCAACACCGCTAAATTTATGGGGCAGCTTAAACTAGCCAAGGCAAAAGGCACCTTACTGGCTGAACTTAAGCGTATAGAACGTGTAGACCTGCTGATACTCGACGACTTTGGACTGCAACCCTTCGACCCCCAGTCAAGGCTTATACTGCTTGATATTATAGAAGACCGCCACCAGAAACGCTCTACGATGCTTACTTCCCAAATACCGGTAAAGCAATGGTATGATATAATCGGTGAGAAAACCATAGCTGACGCAGTACTTGACCGTATTGTTCATCACTATTTAAGGCTGGAACTCTATGGTGAATCTTTAAGGAGAAGAAAATCTAAATCAGATAATGTATTTTTGTAA
- a CDS encoding transposase has translation MSTTLRGQFALARGGQFNWYIQAELVFGLYPDIEKAYKLSQKLTGIFTQTKDKIIAFTKLAKWHEEVRQAGFKSFNTISRTIETYYRTILNYFDNRSTNASAESFNAKIKSFRSKFRGIHL, from the coding sequence TTGTCAACAACTCTAAGGGGTCAATTTGCTCTGGCGAGAGGGGGTCAATTTAATTGGTATATCCAGGCAGAACTTGTTTTTGGATTATACCCTGATATTGAAAAAGCATATAAGTTATCTCAGAAATTAACCGGCATCTTTACCCAAACTAAAGATAAAATAATCGCTTTTACTAAACTTGCCAAATGGCATGAAGAAGTAAGACAGGCAGGTTTTAAATCATTCAACACCATATCAAGGACAATAGAAACATATTACAGAACAATCTTAAACTATTTTGACAACAGGAGTACTAATGCTTCGGCAGAATCTTTCAATGCAAAGATAAAAAGCTTCAGAAGTAAATTCAGGGGTATACATCTATAG
- a CDS encoding glycosyltransferase: MKGQPTKITALAIVYNEEHNIREYLENISFADEIVVVDSYSTDATPEIIKAEYPHVRFYQRAFDDFSSQRNYTIELASHDWVMFFDADERITQKGVEEIIAVIKSDPEEAAFWVKRIFYYQGRPLVNNNFNEDRTARIFRKSKCRYSDKLVHEQLTINGKSRVLKYAIEHYSFKDKEDFLQKRLQYSRLKAKEFYQEGVRTNILHFTVRPAFRFFKYYVLKLGFINGKRGYDVARILGYHVYMRYVYLRELNNAAQKILVIQQKMIGDVLASSVICNTLRETYPEAQIDYMVYDFTRPVVQNNPNIDHLVIFTDAQRKSRIALLKFALAIRKSHYNVVIDAYSKWESGIISLISGAKTTIGFRKWYTSFFYDKTVEPDWRISNSALVHRMQLAEAYTGTDLPAEFPKIYLEQQEIEAAQKLLSEKINTNLPVIMLSVMGSDDIKSLPAEEMAKIADFVAENSNAQLLFNYLPKQADKAKEIFNFCKPQTQQRILLDLYLGDLRQMIAVLSQCTALIGNEGGAVNMAKALNIPTFTLFSPWINKGSWDMLTETNKHTAVHLQDFYPEIYAGKHPKEFKEEALELYKKLQLDLFKDKLALFIEENIVVPSTYIE; the protein is encoded by the coding sequence ATGAAAGGCCAACCAACTAAAATAACAGCCCTTGCAATAGTATATAACGAGGAGCACAATATAAGGGAGTACCTTGAAAACATTTCGTTTGCAGATGAAATTGTTGTGGTAGACTCTTACAGTACAGATGCTACGCCCGAAATTATAAAGGCGGAATACCCGCATGTGCGTTTTTATCAACGTGCCTTTGATGATTTTTCGTCGCAACGTAATTATACTATAGAACTCGCATCTCACGACTGGGTAATGTTTTTTGATGCCGATGAGCGTATTACGCAAAAAGGTGTTGAAGAAATTATTGCTGTTATAAAAAGCGATCCTGAAGAGGCCGCTTTTTGGGTAAAGCGAATATTTTACTATCAGGGCAGGCCATTAGTAAACAATAATTTTAATGAAGACCGTACTGCACGCATTTTCCGTAAAAGTAAATGCCGTTATAGCGATAAGCTGGTACATGAGCAGCTTACCATTAACGGAAAAAGCCGCGTACTAAAATATGCCATAGAGCATTATTCTTTTAAAGATAAAGAAGACTTTCTTCAAAAAAGGCTTCAGTATTCGCGCCTTAAGGCTAAAGAATTTTACCAGGAAGGCGTTCGTACCAATATTTTACATTTTACGGTAAGGCCGGCATTCCGTTTTTTTAAATACTATGTATTAAAACTTGGGTTTATAAATGGTAAACGCGGTTATGATGTAGCACGTATACTGGGCTATCATGTTTATATGCGTTATGTATATTTACGTGAGCTTAATAACGCTGCTCAGAAAATACTGGTAATACAGCAAAAAATGATTGGCGATGTTTTAGCCAGCAGCGTAATATGCAATACCCTTAGGGAAACATATCCTGAAGCGCAGATTGATTATATGGTGTATGACTTTACACGCCCTGTAGTACAAAACAACCCAAACATAGACCATTTGGTAATTTTTACCGATGCACAGCGAAAAAGCCGCATTGCATTGCTAAAATTTGCACTTGCCATACGCAAAAGTCACTATAATGTGGTAATAGATGCATACAGCAAATGGGAAAGCGGTATTATTTCGCTTATATCCGGTGCAAAAACGACTATAGGTTTTAGAAAATGGTATACTTCTTTTTTTTATGATAAGACCGTAGAGCCAGACTGGCGTATTTCGAACTCAGCGCTGGTTCATAGAATGCAGCTTGCCGAAGCCTATACAGGTACTGATCTTCCTGCGGAGTTTCCAAAAATTTATCTTGAACAACAGGAAATTGAAGCTGCCCAAAAGCTTTTATCAGAAAAAATAAATACAAACCTGCCTGTAATTATGCTTAGCGTAATGGGTAGTGATGACATTAAGAGCCTTCCGGCAGAGGAAATGGCTAAAATTGCTGATTTTGTTGCTGAAAATTCTAATGCTCAGCTTTTATTTAATTACCTGCCTAAACAAGCTGATAAAGCAAAGGAAATTTTTAACTTTTGCAAGCCGCAAACACAGCAACGTATATTATTAGACCTGTATTTAGGCGACCTTCGACAAATGATTGCTGTATTATCTCAATGCACTGCACTTATAGGCAATGAAGGTGGTGCCGTAAATATGGCTAAGGCACTTAATATACCTACATTTACGTTGTTTTCTCCATGGATAAATAAGGGATCGTGGGATATGCTTACAGAAACTAATAAGCATACGGCAGTGCACCTTCAGGATTTTTATCCGGAGATATATGCCGGCAAACACCCTAAAGAGTTTAAAGAAGAGGCCTTAGAGTTGTATAAGAAGCTGCAACTTGACCTTTTTAAAGATAAACTTGCGTTATTTATTGAAGAAAATATTGTTGTACCATCTACTTATATAGAATAA
- the istA gene encoding IS21 family transposase has product MNKLRQIIRLYCQGTGIKTIHGMVGTSRNTIKKYVRIWNGLDIDFEAFSAKSDSELSIIFTTPVAKIHSSPRMQELEPLLPELCKRLKKKGMTRELLYKEYLERYPDGYSRSSFNNAIHTYLQLARPVMHVEHKAGDKMYIDFAGSKLKVGQGEAARDVEVFVAILGCSQLTYVEAVDSQRKEDLILACQNALRYFGGVPKAIVPDNLRSAVTRGSKYEAVLNDEFAAFAEHYGVTIVPARVYKPRDKSLVEGAVKLIYRSIYTRLEGHSFDTLVSLNESILPALEMHNNKPFSGRSYSRREQFEEIEREALSALNPIDYQVHKQVMVTVMKNGYIRLGEDIHYYSVPYTYIGKKVKILYTTALVKVYYQYTMIACHERIRSKYHYTTNEDHLASQHRFLTEWSPEKFIQQAQAIHEDVALYISKVLELKPYPEQAYKSCSGILSFSRRVGAERLTNACRWAMNLSQYNYGDTAQAP; this is encoded by the coding sequence ATGAATAAATTAAGACAGATCATCCGCCTGTATTGCCAGGGGACGGGGATCAAAACAATCCACGGGATGGTGGGCACCTCCCGCAACACAATCAAGAAATATGTCCGCATCTGGAACGGTCTGGATATAGATTTTGAGGCCTTTAGCGCCAAAAGCGACAGCGAACTCTCTATCATTTTTACTACTCCTGTTGCCAAAATCCATAGCAGCCCACGTATGCAGGAGTTAGAGCCATTACTGCCTGAGCTATGTAAAAGGCTTAAAAAGAAAGGTATGACCAGGGAACTGCTCTATAAGGAATACCTTGAGAGATATCCAGATGGTTATAGCCGTTCCAGTTTTAATAATGCCATCCATACTTACCTGCAACTCGCCCGGCCAGTCATGCATGTGGAGCACAAGGCGGGCGATAAGATGTATATTGATTTTGCTGGCAGCAAGCTGAAGGTTGGCCAGGGTGAGGCTGCACGCGATGTAGAGGTTTTTGTTGCCATACTGGGCTGTAGCCAGCTTACCTACGTGGAAGCCGTGGATAGCCAGCGTAAAGAAGACCTGATCCTTGCCTGCCAAAATGCGTTGCGTTACTTTGGTGGTGTGCCAAAGGCCATCGTGCCGGACAACCTTCGTTCGGCAGTAACACGGGGCAGCAAATATGAAGCAGTGCTTAATGATGAATTTGCTGCTTTTGCTGAACACTACGGCGTTACTATAGTGCCTGCACGTGTTTATAAACCCCGTGACAAGTCTTTAGTAGAAGGTGCAGTAAAACTAATCTACCGCAGCATTTACACCCGTCTGGAAGGTCATAGCTTCGATACTCTTGTATCCCTTAACGAATCAATACTCCCAGCACTTGAAATGCATAATAACAAGCCTTTCTCCGGGCGCAGCTACTCCCGTAGGGAACAGTTCGAGGAGATAGAGCGCGAAGCCTTATCTGCTTTAAACCCTATTGATTATCAGGTTCACAAGCAGGTAATGGTTACCGTTATGAAAAACGGCTACATACGTCTGGGGGAAGACATACATTACTACAGCGTACCTTATACCTACATCGGCAAAAAGGTAAAGATACTTTACACAACGGCATTGGTAAAGGTTTATTATCAGTATACCATGATTGCCTGCCATGAGCGAATAAGGAGCAAATACCACTACACAACCAATGAAGACCACCTTGCCTCACAACACCGCTTCCTTACCGAATGGAGCCCCGAGAAGTTTATACAGCAGGCACAGGCCATACACGAGGATGTAGCTCTTTATATAAGCAAAGTACTGGAACTTAAACCCTATCCCGAGCAGGCTTATAAATCCTGTTCGGGTATCTTAAGCTTTTCAAGACGTGTAGGCGCCGAAAGGCTTACCAATGCCTGCCGTTGGGCAATGAACCTTAGCCAGTACAATTACGGAGATACTGCGCAAGCGCCTTGA
- a CDS encoding 2,3,4,5-tetrahydropyridine-2,6-dicarboxylate N-succinyltransferase: MNDIQTIIEQAWNDRSLLQNKETTNAIRQVIELTDTGKLRVAEPIEGGWQVNEWVKKAIVMYFPIQKMETLESGIFEYHDKMPLKRNYAEKGIRVVPNAVARHGAFIASGVILMPSYVNIGAYVDEGTMVDTWATVGSCAQIGKNVHLSGGVGIGGVLEPLQAAPVIIEDGAFIGSRCIVVEGVRVEAEAVLGANVCLTASTKIIDVTGDEPVEMKGVVPARSVVIPGSYTKKFAAGEYQVPCALIIGKRKPSTDLKTSLNNALREYDVAV, from the coding sequence ATGAACGATATACAGACTATTATAGAACAGGCCTGGAACGACCGCAGCCTGCTACAAAACAAAGAAACCACAAATGCAATAAGGCAAGTTATAGAGCTTACAGACACGGGTAAACTACGTGTTGCTGAGCCTATTGAAGGTGGATGGCAGGTAAATGAATGGGTTAAAAAAGCTATTGTAATGTATTTCCCTATCCAGAAAATGGAGACGCTTGAGTCGGGAATTTTTGAATATCATGATAAAATGCCCCTTAAACGCAATTATGCAGAAAAAGGTATTCGCGTAGTACCTAATGCTGTTGCCAGGCATGGTGCCTTTATAGCATCTGGCGTTATATTAATGCCCAGCTATGTAAATATAGGTGCTTATGTAGATGAGGGCACTATGGTAGACACATGGGCTACTGTAGGAAGCTGCGCGCAAATAGGTAAAAATGTGCACCTTAGCGGTGGCGTGGGTATAGGCGGTGTATTAGAACCTTTACAGGCTGCCCCGGTTATTATTGAAGATGGCGCTTTTATAGGATCGCGCTGTATAGTAGTAGAAGGTGTGCGCGTAGAGGCCGAAGCTGTGCTTGGTGCAAATGTGTGCCTTACCGCATCTACAAAAATTATTGATGTTACCGGCGATGAGCCTGTAGAAATGAAAGGTGTTGTACCTGCGCGCAGCGTAGTAATACCCGGAAGTTATACCAAAAAATTTGCAGCGGGCGAATACCAGGTTCCGTGTGCACTTATTATAGGGAAACGCAAGCCGTCTACCGACCTTAAAACTTCGCTTAACAATGCCCTTAGGGAATATGACGTAGCGGTTTAA